Below is a window of Halarcobacter anaerophilus DNA.
CCGTTTGCATTGTTTGATCGATTAAAAGTTTACCTTCGTAAGTCAATTCGGCAATAGTGATTAAAGAGACTAAAGAAGTCGCTTTTAAAAGTTCTATTAAATAGTTTCCAAAAGGAGGCAGCATAGATACGAAAGCCTGAGGGATAATTACTCTTTTATACATATCAAATTTTGTAAAATTAAGAGCAAGGGCTGCTTCATATTGTCCTTTATCAACGGAATTTATAGCTCCTCTTACAACTTCTGCACCGTAACTTCCCAAATTTAATCCAAGACCGATTACCGCTGCTGTGTAGGCATCTAGTGTAATACCGAAAAAAGGCATTACAAAATAGATCCAGTAAAGTTGTATAAGAATTGATGTCCCTCTAAAAAACTCTATATATGCTATTGCAATAGATCTTATTAAAAAAACATTTGAGATACGTCCTAAACCTGCAATAAATGAAAGTATTAAAGATAATATCGCAGATAAAACAGTTATTTGAAGTGTTACCCAAGCTCCGTTTAGGAGATTGGGAAGAAAGTCTAAAATAGTCATTATTTACCGCAAAGCTCTTGAGAAGTTTTGCCGTTTGTTAAAGTAGCTTTTCCAAAAC
It encodes the following:
- the ehuC gene encoding ectoine/hydroxyectoine ABC transporter permease subunit EhuC gives rise to the protein MTILDFLPNLLNGAWVTLQITVLSAILSLILSFIAGLGRISNVFLIRSIAIAYIEFFRGTSILIQLYWIYFVMPFFGITLDAYTAAVIGLGLNLGSYGAEVVRGAINSVDKGQYEAALALNFTKFDMYKRVIIPQAFVSMLPPFGNYLIELLKATSLVSLITIAELTYEGKLLIDQTMQTAEIFTLLLIIYFLIAQFFSYCIKSFERKLRAKLDRKVANG